A single window of Planctomycetia bacterium DNA harbors:
- the sixA gene encoding phosphohistidine phosphatase, with amino-acid sequence MPEADTDRTIRGMATLTTRLYLVRHAVAEEPAAGVADEARRLTRRGVKRFARLVRRLAGAGMAIDLIATSPLVRARQTAEILAETLPAAPRIEVVDALAPPADWQALVEWTVQQNAGRVAWVGHAPCIGRLVSLAIGDGTAAVRMQKGAIACVRLDDGPGLAGELDWLATPDLVADD; translated from the coding sequence TTGCCGGAGGCCGACACCGACCGCACAATCCGCGGCATGGCCACGCTCACCACCCGACTGTATCTCGTCCGGCACGCCGTCGCGGAGGAGCCGGCGGCCGGCGTGGCCGACGAGGCGCGCCGACTCACCAGGCGGGGCGTCAAGCGGTTTGCGCGGCTGGTGCGCCGGCTGGCCGGCGCCGGCATGGCGATCGACCTCATCGCCACGAGCCCGCTGGTCCGCGCCCGGCAGACGGCGGAGATCCTCGCCGAAACCCTCCCCGCCGCGCCGCGGATCGAGGTCGTCGACGCACTCGCGCCGCCGGCCGACTGGCAGGCGCTCGTCGAGTGGACCGTGCAGCAGAACGCGGGACGCGTCGCCTGGGTGGGGCACGCCCCCTGCATCGGCAGGCTCGTCTCCCTGGCGATCGGCGACGGCACGGCCGCCGTCCGGATGCAGAAGGGGGCGATCGCCTGCGTGCGACTCGACGACGGCCCGGGCCTGGCCGGTGAACTCGACTGGCTGGCGACCCCCGACCTCGTCGCCGACGACTGA
- a CDS encoding cytochrome-c peroxidase has product MSFPCVSRVAGSDPMKAIPLACLWTAAILALTGGGGCSGNRTTSSDAVVEIEEIERLPAETPATAPPPAKPTAEQPTTAATPAPATNPAPATAPATPQAASAPAALVEEKVSLGDAALTAGIPGAGKVTLADVEAWLAEPRNHVVLQPILPIGLSQGKDQIHGLDKNPLTRAKVELGRQLYFDTRLSADSTVSCASCHDPAMGYTAHTQTGVGIGGQKGGRNSPVSFNRILSAAQFWDGRADSLEAQAIGPIANPIEMGFTHEGVVQRLNGIPAYRRQFDKVFGELTIERVGEAIAAFERVLVTSPSPYDLGAEWQRLQALDADDLAEDADLAKRHAAAKAAAAAEPLSDSALRGREIFFGTKGNCSACHVGANLADEKFHNIGIGMDKPAPDPGRFAVTKDPKDTGAFKTPTVRNVELTAPYMHDGSLATLEEVVEWYDKGGHANPHLSEKIRPLTLTADEKADLVAFMKSCTGPTPAVETGRLPE; this is encoded by the coding sequence ATGTCGTTTCCTTGTGTGTCGCGGGTTGCCGGCAGTGACCCGATGAAGGCGATCCCGCTGGCCTGCCTGTGGACGGCGGCCATCCTGGCGCTGACCGGTGGGGGCGGTTGCAGCGGCAACCGGACGACGTCGAGCGACGCGGTCGTCGAGATCGAGGAGATCGAGCGTTTGCCGGCCGAGACGCCGGCCACGGCGCCGCCGCCCGCGAAGCCGACCGCGGAACAGCCGACGACGGCGGCCACGCCCGCCCCCGCCACGAACCCCGCCCCGGCCACCGCCCCGGCCACACCGCAGGCCGCCTCGGCTCCAGCAGCGCTGGTGGAGGAGAAGGTGTCGCTCGGTGATGCCGCTCTCACCGCCGGCATTCCCGGCGCCGGCAAGGTGACGCTGGCTGATGTCGAAGCCTGGCTTGCGGAGCCGCGCAACCACGTCGTCCTCCAGCCGATCCTGCCGATCGGCCTGTCCCAGGGGAAGGACCAGATCCACGGGCTCGACAAGAACCCGCTGACGAGGGCGAAGGTCGAGCTCGGCCGGCAGCTGTACTTCGATACCCGGCTCTCTGCCGACTCGACCGTGAGCTGCGCCAGCTGCCACGACCCGGCGATGGGCTACACGGCGCACACGCAGACGGGCGTCGGCATTGGCGGCCAGAAGGGGGGCCGCAACTCGCCCGTGTCGTTCAACCGCATCCTCTCGGCGGCCCAGTTCTGGGACGGCCGTGCCGACTCCCTCGAAGCCCAGGCGATCGGGCCGATCGCCAATCCCATCGAGATGGGGTTCACGCACGAGGGCGTGGTGCAGCGGCTGAACGGGATTCCCGCCTACCGCCGGCAGTTCGACAAGGTGTTCGGTGAACTGACGATCGAGCGGGTGGGCGAGGCGATCGCCGCCTTCGAGCGCGTGCTGGTCACGTCCCCATCGCCGTACGACCTCGGTGCGGAGTGGCAGCGGCTTCAAGCGCTCGACGCCGACGACCTGGCCGAGGACGCCGATCTGGCCAAGCGGCACGCGGCCGCGAAGGCGGCGGCCGCCGCCGAGCCGCTCTCCGACTCGGCGCTGCGCGGCCGGGAGATCTTTTTCGGCACGAAGGGGAACTGCTCGGCCTGCCACGTCGGCGCGAACCTCGCCGACGAGAAGTTCCACAACATCGGCATCGGCATGGACAAGCCCGCGCCCGATCCGGGCCGGTTCGCGGTCACGAAGGACCCCAAGGACACCGGCGCCTTCAAGACTCCCACGGTGCGAAACGTTGAGTTGACGGCCCCCTACATGCACGACGGTTCACTGGCGACCCTCGAGGAGGTCGTCGAGTGGTATGACAAGGGAGGCCACGCCAACCCGCACCTCAGCGAGAAGATCAGGCCGCTCACGCTGACGGCGGACGAGAAGGCCGACCTCGTGGCCTTCATGAAGTCCTGCACGGGGCCGACGCCGGCGGTGGAAACCGGCCGGCTACCGGAATGA
- the glcK gene encoding glucokinase codes for MTAQRSLVAAADARQPLFAGLDLGGTNIKAALVDSAGAMLAFHTEPTAVGRGPEDAALRMGRAVGILAAQAGVSTETIARVGLGTPGPQDLPAGLILTAGNLPGWENFPIRDRVAAHCGHGVSYANDANAAAYGEFWVGSGRAASSLILLTLGTGVGGGIIIGDLNVSGAHSHGSECGHIVVDASAGARRCPLGHPGDLEAYASATALVARAREALAAGAGGMLTTAAAPLTPIVIADAARAGDPLARDLILETARWLGIGVVTLMHTIDPEMVLIGGAMTFGGDADPLGREFIDRVRDEVRGRTFPVLAEKTVIRYASLGGDAGSIGAAGLARLDHIRAR; via the coding sequence ATGACGGCGCAGCGGAGCCTGGTCGCCGCCGCGGACGCCCGGCAGCCGTTGTTCGCCGGCCTCGACCTCGGGGGCACGAACATCAAGGCGGCGCTGGTCGATTCCGCCGGCGCCATGCTGGCGTTCCACACCGAGCCGACCGCCGTCGGCCGCGGTCCCGAGGATGCCGCCCTGCGCATGGGGCGGGCAGTGGGGATCCTCGCCGCGCAGGCCGGCGTCTCGACGGAGACCATCGCCCGCGTCGGCCTGGGGACGCCGGGGCCGCAGGACCTTCCCGCGGGGCTGATCCTCACGGCGGGCAACCTGCCCGGCTGGGAGAACTTCCCGATCCGCGACCGTGTGGCGGCGCACTGCGGCCATGGCGTGTCCTATGCCAACGACGCGAATGCGGCCGCGTACGGCGAGTTCTGGGTCGGCTCCGGCCGCGCTGCCTCGAGCCTGATCCTGCTGACGCTCGGCACCGGTGTGGGGGGCGGGATCATCATCGGCGACCTGAATGTCTCCGGTGCCCACAGCCACGGGTCGGAGTGCGGTCACATCGTCGTCGACGCCTCGGCCGGCGCCCGCCGCTGCCCGCTCGGTCATCCGGGTGATCTCGAGGCCTACGCGAGCGCCACGGCGCTCGTGGCCCGGGCCCGCGAGGCGCTGGCGGCTGGTGCTGGCGGCATGCTCACCACCGCCGCCGCTCCCCTGACGCCGATCGTGATTGCCGACGCGGCCCGCGCCGGCGATCCACTGGCCCGCGATCTGATCCTGGAGACGGCCCGCTGGCTGGGGATCGGCGTGGTGACGCTCATGCACACGATCGATCCCGAGATGGTGCTCATCGGCGGGGCGATGACGTTCGGCGGCGACGCCGACCCGCTGGGGCGGGAGTTCATCGACCGCGTGCGCGACGAGGTCCGGGGCCGGACGTTCCCCGTGCTCGCCGAGAAGACCGTGATCCGCTACGCGAGCCTCGGCGGCGACGCCGGGTCGATCGGCGCCGCGGGCCTCGCCCGGCTCGATCACATCCGCGCCCGCTGA